The sequence below is a genomic window from Nicotiana tomentosiformis chromosome 6, ASM39032v3, whole genome shotgun sequence.
TACTATTTCTCTCAACCAAGTAAAGTTATAAAACAAAGAACAAGTCAATTGCTTCCTGACCTCATATAAAATATAGGATCCTCCTTGAACTACTACAGAAATAATCGCTTTACCATTGTTCCTTAAACTCTTTTCACCTATAAATAATGAATATCACTTGTACATTCAAATCGTGAACACATCAAGAGGAGGAGTAAAACAAGAAAACCAAAGAAGACAAAAAGAACAAAACAAATAAAATGGCAAAGGCTATTTTGCTCCTTTCTGCAGTCTGTATCTTGGCCTTTGTCAACTTCGCACAATGCCATGATTCTCAGGCCATCAATGTTGAAGGCAGTGTCTATTGTGACACTTGCCGTGTTCAATTTCAGACCAAACTTAGCGAGTATATCGAAGGTATGAATGTCATAAATCTATAGTAATTTCACGCATGTTCATTCAACTTTCAGTTTATTGCATCCTAATTGTAAAACTAATGTTTCTAACAAAAAATAACTCAACTATGCATATAATAGAAAATGAAAGATCTCAAAAAAATGCTAAATTTGGTCCTGAAAAATGCAAGTAAGCTGCAATATGTACAAAATTTTCATGCAAGAATAGCCACTTCACCAATTCACCTGATCACATGATATTCAAATGGCACCACTTACAACAATTATCTCTATTTTCTGACAAAACCTAATACCTTATGTCTTTCATCATGTGGCACATCATggtttttttcttcattttaagtGGGCCGAAAATAGGCTCATTATTATTGTGAAAGTTTTTCCACATAGATATTGTGTAAGGTAAGTTGCTGAAGTGATTGCCTACCTATATTTTCAAGATTGGCTTTAACATTTTTCTCCCTCGCCTTTTATATTTTGTAATATATAGGCAtagttgagttattttctttgtTACAAATTTACTTTTATGACTTTGGTATAATAAATCAAAAGTTAATAATAATCCATGAAATTAACCCTTTAATACACAAACTAGAAATATAATAGTACTATATATAGTTCATTGAAAGTAATGCTACCAAGTTGCTAATcccattttgtatatatataggtGCAACCGTGCGATTGGCATGCAAAGATATTGAGACAGAAAAGGAGACATACTCAGTAGAAGGGGTGACAGACAAAAATGGAAAATACATAATAAAAGTAGAAGGTGATCATGAGAATGAACTTTGTGAAGTGTCAATTGTGAAGAGTCCAAGAGAGGATTGCAAAGAATCTGCCATTGGTTTTGAGAACTCAAGAGTTGTGTGCAGTGCAAATGTTGGAATCCACAATCCAACTCGTTATGCAAATCCACTTTTCTTCATGAAAACTGAAGCTGTTTCTGGCTGCAAAGATGTACTTGACGAGTTGGGTTTATTCCCACTTgaatttaactaaattatatataTTGGAGTATTAATTAGTATAAGGAAAATAGCTTTTGCATGTCCTTTTTGTTGATATGGTGAAACAAAAAAAAGAGAATAAGTATTGACTTCTCTTGTATGTGTACTCACCATGGAAAAAGAAATTCCATGAATTAATTGTTGAATGAGGAGTTCATGACTAGCTTCTAATAAATAATGCTTCTTATAGAAACTCTGGTTTTCTCTTTGTCTCGTTCACTTTTCTTCTTATGTTGTGTGTTTTGTTCTGACAAAAGATTTTCACGAGTTAATATTGGTCACAAAACGCAATCATTTTCCTCGAACAGTTTTCTTTGATTATACTTTAgtatttagaaaaataaaaattagaaCTTTTTGGAAACAGTTGTCATTAATATCCACAATAACAAATAGTACTCCCATGAGGGTGTTGGTTTTGCTGAATTTTAACGGGATTGTTAAACAAATAGCCGGTCAGTTTAGTAGTTTATTTTTTCTAGTCgctatacatagattatatattgattatacataattatacacatatttCACATgcattatatgtatataatacattcacaggctatttttagtttagaaAATTAGATGGacgactacaacaacaacaacaacaacatacccaatatatTCCCAATATGTGAGGTCTGAGAAGGGTAa
It includes:
- the LOC104097731 gene encoding anther-specific protein LAT52-like — encoded protein: MAKAILLLSAVCILAFVNFAQCHDSQAINVEGSVYCDTCRVQFQTKLSEYIEGATVRLACKDIETEKETYSVEGVTDKNGKYIIKVEGDHENELCEVSIVKSPREDCKESAIGFENSRVVCSANVGIHNPTRYANPLFFMKTEAVSGCKDVLDELGLFPLEFN